The proteins below come from a single Isoptericola dokdonensis DS-3 genomic window:
- the secF gene encoding protein translocase subunit SecF — MAGSMTFAQWGNDLYTGRRSYPIVARRGLWFSIVGALALASVVILLTKGLTLGIDFRGGTQFTLNSVSTTEQSVGVDAVHDVLPEEEPRVAIIGDSSVRVQTVELDAAETTEVTDALAAAYDVDASSIDVSFVGPIWGQAVSERALWGVIVFVVLAAAFMAIYFRAWRMAAAGILAMLCDLLISAGVYALIGWEVTPSTIIGFLTILGFSLYDKMVVFDKVRENTTGVLEQSRSTYAERANLAVNQTLVRSINTSVVALLPVAGILFVGAFWLGAGTLRDLSLSLFVGIAVGAASSIFLATPLDVTLREKEPKIAEHTASVLAARAELTSEGGHDAELAAAAAGRAQLIPGHHQGTTSQPRRRRGR; from the coding sequence ATGGCCGGCAGCATGACCTTCGCCCAGTGGGGCAACGACCTCTACACGGGTCGCAGGTCCTACCCGATCGTGGCCCGTCGTGGCCTCTGGTTCTCGATCGTGGGCGCGCTGGCGCTCGCCTCGGTCGTCATCCTGCTGACCAAGGGCCTCACCCTCGGCATCGACTTCCGCGGCGGCACCCAGTTCACCCTGAACTCCGTGTCGACGACGGAGCAGTCGGTGGGTGTCGACGCCGTGCACGACGTCCTGCCCGAGGAGGAGCCGCGCGTCGCCATCATCGGTGACAGCTCGGTCCGCGTGCAGACCGTCGAGCTGGACGCGGCGGAGACCACCGAGGTCACCGACGCGCTCGCCGCCGCGTACGACGTCGACGCGTCGTCGATCGACGTCTCGTTCGTCGGGCCGATCTGGGGGCAGGCGGTCTCCGAGCGGGCACTGTGGGGCGTGATCGTCTTCGTCGTGCTGGCCGCCGCGTTCATGGCGATCTACTTCCGTGCCTGGCGCATGGCGGCGGCGGGCATCCTCGCGATGCTCTGCGACCTGCTCATCTCGGCGGGCGTGTACGCGCTCATCGGCTGGGAGGTCACGCCGTCGACGATCATCGGCTTCCTGACGATCCTCGGCTTCTCCCTCTACGACAAGATGGTCGTCTTCGACAAGGTCCGTGAGAACACCACCGGCGTGCTGGAGCAGTCGCGCAGCACGTACGCCGAGCGGGCGAACCTCGCGGTCAACCAGACTCTCGTGCGGTCGATCAACACCTCGGTGGTGGCGCTGCTGCCGGTCGCGGGCATCCTGTTCGTCGGGGCGTTCTGGCTGGGTGCCGGCACGCTGCGCGACCTGTCGCTGTCGCTGTTCGTCGGCATCGCCGTCGGTGCGGCGTCGTCGATCTTCCTCGCCACACCGCTCGACGTGACCCTGCGCGAGAAGGAGCCGAAGATCGCCGAGCACACGGCGTCGGTGCTCGCGGCCCGCGCCGAGCTGACCTCCGAGGGCGGCCACGACGCCGAGCTCGCGGCAGCCGCCGCCGGTCGTGCGCAGCTCATCCCGGGGCACCACCAGGGCACCACGTCGCAGCCTCGGCGCCGTCGGGGTCGCTGA
- a CDS encoding adenine phosphoribosyltransferase codes for MTDDISVVALAGLGPARAAEIRSLIRDVPDYPHPPVVFRDITPLLADGPALTDVVDAFAGLVDADGGVDVVAGMEARGFLLGAPLATRLGVGFVPLRKAGKLPPPVVREDYALEYGTASIELRHGTLAPGSRVLLVDDVLATGGTAQAAASLVERCGGHVVALAFLLELAGLGGRDRLAGRTVETLLRVES; via the coding sequence GTGACGGACGACATCTCCGTGGTCGCGCTGGCCGGGCTCGGCCCGGCCCGCGCGGCCGAGATCCGGTCGCTCATCCGTGACGTCCCGGACTACCCGCACCCGCCGGTCGTGTTCCGTGACATCACGCCGCTGCTGGCCGACGGCCCCGCGCTGACCGACGTGGTGGACGCGTTCGCCGGTCTGGTGGATGCCGACGGGGGCGTGGACGTCGTGGCGGGGATGGAGGCGCGCGGGTTCCTGCTCGGCGCACCCCTGGCGACACGCCTGGGCGTCGGGTTCGTGCCGCTGCGCAAGGCGGGCAAGCTGCCGCCGCCCGTCGTCCGCGAGGACTACGCCCTGGAGTACGGGACGGCGTCGATCGAGCTGCGCCACGGCACGCTGGCCCCGGGCTCGCGCGTGCTGCTGGTCGACGACGTGCTCGCCACGGGCGGCACGGCGCAGGCGGCGGCCAGCCTGGTGGAGCGCTGTGGCGGGCACGTCGTCGCGCTCGCGTTCCTGCTGGAGCTGGCCGGCCTCGGAGGCCGGGACCGCCTCGCGGGGCGGACGGTGGAGACCCTGCTGCGGGTGGAGTCGTAG
- a CDS encoding RelA/SpoT family protein codes for MRSSSDGSRTSGGGAGRGVRNRLVRLGVRGAPLNTPALEPLLQAVRTNHPKSDLGMLERAYATAEKAHRGQQRKSGDPYITHPVAVATILAELGFDGATLAAALLHDTVEDTSYSLDDLTRDFGSEIAMLVDGVTKLDKVKYGDAAQAETVRKMVVAMAKDIRVLVIKLADRLHNARTWKYVSGSSASRKARETLEIYAPLAHRLGMNTIKWELEDLSFQTLYPKVYDEIVHLVAERAPAREEYLGVVREQIAADLRGAKIKATVTGRPKHYYSIYQKMIVRGHDFAEIYDLVGTRVLVDTVRDCYAALGALHARWNPVPGRFKDYIAMPKFNMYQSLHTTVVGPGGKPVEIQIRTHDMHRRAEYGVAAHWKYKETARAGGKTGGDPRANDMTWLRQLVDWQRETADPGEFLDSLRYEIGAAEVYVFTPKGEVMALPAGATPVDFAYSVHTEVGHRTMGARVNGRLVPLDSSLQNGDVVEVLTSKADSAGPSQDWLAFVKSGRARNKIRQWFTKERRDEAIDRGKEAITRAMRKQNLPIQRLLSHEALLGVANDLRYDDVTALYAAVGENNTSAQHVVETLVKSLGGADGTAEDTAEVALPGSTTRRSRTTGDPGIVVKGVDDIWVKLAKCCTPVPGDDIVGFVTRGAGVSVHRADCANVVPLRSQPERIVEVTWSAGSNTMFLVQIQVEALDRSRLLSDVTRVLSDHHVNILSATVSTSTDRIALSRFVFEMAEPAHLQQVLAAVRKIDGVFDVYRLTGTKASEVAQHVEA; via the coding sequence GTGAGGAGCTCGTCCGACGGTTCCCGCACCTCAGGGGGCGGTGCAGGGCGGGGCGTGCGCAACCGCCTGGTGCGCCTCGGTGTGCGCGGCGCACCGCTGAACACGCCCGCGCTGGAGCCGCTCCTGCAGGCCGTCCGCACCAACCACCCCAAGAGCGACCTCGGGATGCTGGAGCGCGCCTACGCGACCGCCGAGAAGGCGCACCGCGGTCAGCAGCGCAAGTCCGGGGACCCGTACATCACGCATCCCGTCGCGGTGGCGACGATCCTCGCCGAGCTCGGTTTCGACGGCGCGACGCTGGCGGCCGCCCTGCTGCACGACACCGTCGAGGACACCTCGTACTCGCTGGACGACCTCACCCGCGACTTCGGGTCCGAGATCGCCATGCTGGTCGACGGCGTGACGAAGCTCGACAAGGTGAAGTACGGCGACGCCGCGCAGGCCGAGACGGTGCGCAAGATGGTCGTGGCGATGGCCAAGGACATCCGCGTCCTGGTCATCAAGCTCGCCGACCGCCTGCACAACGCCCGCACGTGGAAGTACGTGTCCGGGTCGTCGGCGTCCCGCAAGGCGCGCGAGACGCTCGAGATCTACGCCCCGCTGGCGCACCGGCTCGGCATGAACACCATCAAGTGGGAGCTGGAGGACCTGTCCTTCCAGACCCTCTACCCGAAGGTCTACGACGAGATCGTGCACCTCGTCGCCGAGCGGGCGCCCGCCCGCGAGGAGTACCTCGGCGTGGTGCGGGAGCAGATCGCCGCCGACCTGCGCGGCGCGAAGATCAAGGCCACCGTGACGGGCCGGCCCAAGCACTACTACTCGATCTACCAGAAGATGATCGTGCGCGGGCACGACTTCGCGGAGATCTACGACCTCGTCGGCACGCGCGTCCTGGTGGACACCGTGCGCGACTGCTATGCGGCGCTCGGTGCGCTGCACGCGCGATGGAACCCGGTGCCGGGCCGGTTCAAGGACTACATCGCGATGCCGAAGTTCAACATGTACCAGTCGCTGCACACGACGGTCGTGGGTCCGGGCGGCAAGCCGGTCGAGATCCAGATCCGCACGCACGACATGCACCGGCGGGCCGAGTACGGCGTCGCCGCGCACTGGAAGTACAAGGAGACGGCGCGCGCCGGGGGCAAGACGGGCGGGGACCCGCGCGCCAACGACATGACCTGGCTGCGCCAGCTCGTCGACTGGCAGCGCGAGACCGCGGACCCGGGTGAGTTCCTGGACTCGCTGCGCTACGAGATCGGCGCGGCGGAGGTCTACGTCTTCACGCCCAAGGGCGAGGTCATGGCGCTGCCGGCCGGTGCGACGCCGGTGGACTTCGCGTACTCGGTGCACACCGAGGTGGGCCACCGCACCATGGGTGCCCGGGTGAACGGCAGACTGGTCCCGCTGGACTCGTCGCTGCAGAACGGCGACGTCGTCGAGGTGCTGACCTCCAAGGCGGACTCGGCGGGCCCGTCGCAGGACTGGTTGGCGTTCGTCAAGTCCGGCCGGGCGCGCAACAAGATCCGTCAGTGGTTCACCAAGGAGCGGCGCGACGAGGCGATCGACCGGGGCAAGGAGGCGATCACCCGGGCGATGCGCAAGCAGAACCTGCCGATCCAGCGTCTCCTCAGCCACGAGGCCCTCCTCGGGGTGGCCAACGACCTGCGCTACGACGACGTCACGGCCCTGTACGCGGCGGTGGGCGAGAACAACACCTCCGCCCAGCACGTCGTCGAGACGCTGGTGAAGTCGCTCGGCGGCGCGGACGGCACGGCCGAGGACACGGCGGAGGTGGCGCTGCCGGGCAGCACGACCCGTCGCAGCCGCACGACGGGCGACCCGGGCATCGTCGTCAAGGGCGTCGACGACATCTGGGTGAAGCTGGCCAAGTGCTGCACGCCGGTGCCGGGCGACGACATCGTCGGGTTCGTGACCCGGGGTGCCGGGGTGAGCGTGCACCGTGCCGACTGCGCGAACGTCGTGCCGCTGCGCTCCCAGCCGGAACGCATCGTCGAGGTGACCTGGAGCGCGGGCTCGAACACGATGTTCCTCGTGCAGATCCAGGTGGAGGCGCTCGACCGGTCGCGGCTGCTGTCCGACGTGACCAGGGTGCTGTCCGACCATCACGTCAACATCCTGTCGGCCACGGTGTCGACCTCGACGGATCGCATCGCCCTGTCCCGGTTCGTCTTCGAGATGGCGGAGCCCGCGCACCTGCAGCAGGTGCTGGCCGCCGTGCGCAAGATCGACGGGGTGTTCGACGTGTACCGGCTCACCGGCACGAAGGCCTCCGAGGTCGCCCAGCACGTCGAGGCCTGA
- a CDS encoding ATP-dependent DNA ligase: protein MDLPIAPPLRPMLARSVPDVPDQPDDGPGWVYEPKWDGFRAVVFREGDEVRLDSRNARPMQRYFPEVVDAVRGALPARCVVDGEIVVARPGDAADEPARLDFDTLSQRIHPAETRVRRLAAEVPASLVVFDVLALDDDDLTARPLAERLAVLDSLGLTGPQVHATPRTQDAAVARRWFEAFEGAGLDGVVAKRLDGPYEPNKRSMLKIKHARTADVVLAGYRLHKTSTPERPLVGSLLLGLHRDGDLQFVGVASAFSAARRAELYDELADLVVEPGSAAASEHPWAGWQDPAGAGAAAGAGERRPGAQSRWSAGKDLSFTPLRVEQVLEVGYDHMEGARFRHTAQLKRRRPDRDPASCTYDQLEEPVGYDLGELLPGAPGTT from the coding sequence ATGGACCTGCCGATCGCCCCGCCGCTGCGTCCGATGCTGGCCCGATCCGTGCCGGACGTCCCGGACCAGCCCGACGACGGCCCGGGCTGGGTGTACGAGCCGAAGTGGGACGGGTTCCGCGCGGTCGTGTTCCGCGAGGGGGACGAGGTCCGCCTCGACTCGCGCAACGCCCGGCCGATGCAGCGCTACTTCCCCGAGGTGGTCGACGCCGTCCGCGGCGCCCTGCCGGCACGGTGCGTGGTCGACGGCGAGATCGTCGTGGCCCGGCCGGGCGACGCCGCCGACGAACCCGCCCGGCTCGACTTCGACACCTTGAGCCAACGCATCCACCCGGCGGAGACGCGGGTGCGTCGCCTGGCCGCCGAGGTCCCCGCGAGCCTCGTGGTGTTCGACGTGCTCGCCCTCGACGACGACGACCTCACGGCGCGTCCGCTCGCCGAACGGCTCGCCGTGCTGGACTCGCTCGGCCTCACCGGCCCGCAGGTGCACGCGACGCCGCGCACGCAGGACGCCGCGGTGGCGCGCCGGTGGTTCGAGGCGTTCGAGGGGGCCGGGCTCGACGGTGTGGTCGCCAAGCGCCTCGACGGTCCGTACGAGCCGAACAAGCGGAGCATGCTGAAGATCAAGCACGCCCGCACCGCCGACGTCGTGCTGGCCGGGTACCGGCTGCACAAGACCTCGACCCCGGAGCGGCCGCTCGTCGGCTCCCTGCTGCTGGGGCTCCACCGGGACGGGGACCTGCAGTTCGTGGGGGTGGCCTCGGCGTTCTCGGCGGCGCGCCGGGCGGAGCTGTACGACGAGCTGGCCGACCTCGTCGTCGAGCCCGGGTCGGCCGCTGCGTCCGAGCACCCGTGGGCGGGCTGGCAGGACCCCGCCGGGGCCGGGGCCGCCGCCGGGGCGGGGGAGCGACGCCCGGGCGCGCAGTCCCGGTGGAGCGCGGGCAAGGACCTGTCGTTCACCCCGCTGCGTGTCGAGCAGGTGCTGGAGGTCGGCTACGACCACATGGAGGGTGCCCGGTTCCGGCACACCGCCCAGCTCAAGCGCCGGCGACCGGACCGCGACCCCGCGTCGTGCACCTACGACCAGCTCGAGGAGCCGGTCGGGTACGACCTCGGTGAGCTGCTGCCGGGCGCACCGGGCACGACCTGA
- the ligD gene encoding non-homologous end-joining DNA ligase, with amino-acid sequence MASSTAVEVEAGDRSVRVSSPDRVVFPDLGFTKLDVVKYFLAVGDGILGALLDRPTTLERWPKGVFEGAVMATRTDSHGDAFYQKRVPKGAPDYVTTARIAFPSGRTADEVAPSELAVVAWAAQMGTLTFHPWPVRRDDVEAVDQLRIDLDPQPGTDFDDAVTAALALRGLLEELGLTGYPKTSGGRGLHVFVPLAPRWTFVQARRATIAVGRELERRMPDQVTTRWWKEERGERIFVDYNQMARDRTIASAYSLRPNRRATVSTPLEWDEVAHVHPDDFTLATVPERFAARGDLFAALRADRDPAHDCSLDAALELARRDEEEHGLGDLPYPPEYPKMPGEPRRVQPSRAKDRSTAD; translated from the coding sequence ATGGCGTCCAGCACCGCGGTCGAGGTCGAGGCCGGCGACCGCTCCGTCCGGGTGTCCAGCCCGGACCGTGTCGTCTTCCCCGACCTGGGGTTCACCAAGCTCGACGTCGTGAAGTACTTCCTGGCCGTCGGCGACGGCATCCTCGGGGCCCTGCTCGACCGCCCCACCACCCTGGAACGGTGGCCCAAGGGGGTCTTCGAGGGCGCGGTCATGGCCACCCGCACGGACTCCCACGGCGACGCCTTCTACCAGAAGCGGGTACCGAAGGGCGCCCCGGACTACGTGACCACGGCCCGGATCGCGTTCCCCTCCGGCCGCACCGCCGACGAGGTCGCCCCGTCCGAGCTCGCCGTCGTCGCCTGGGCCGCGCAGATGGGCACCCTGACGTTCCACCCGTGGCCGGTGCGGCGCGACGACGTGGAGGCCGTCGACCAGCTCCGCATCGACCTGGACCCGCAGCCCGGCACCGACTTCGACGACGCCGTCACCGCCGCGCTCGCGCTGCGGGGGCTGCTCGAGGAGCTCGGCCTGACGGGGTACCCCAAGACGTCCGGCGGTCGAGGGCTGCACGTGTTCGTGCCGCTCGCCCCCCGGTGGACGTTCGTCCAGGCCCGCCGCGCGACCATCGCCGTCGGCCGCGAGCTCGAGCGCCGCATGCCGGACCAGGTCACGACCCGGTGGTGGAAGGAGGAGCGTGGGGAGCGGATCTTCGTCGACTACAACCAGATGGCCCGCGACCGCACCATCGCGTCCGCGTACTCGCTGCGTCCCAACCGCCGGGCCACCGTCTCGACGCCGCTGGAGTGGGACGAGGTCGCGCACGTCCACCCCGACGACTTCACCCTGGCCACCGTGCCGGAACGCTTCGCCGCCCGCGGCGACCTGTTCGCCGCGCTGCGGGCCGACCGCGACCCCGCGCACGACTGCTCGCTCGACGCCGCGCTCGAGCTCGCCCGCCGGGACGAGGAGGAGCACGGGCTCGGAGACCTGCCCTATCCGCCGGAGTACCCCAAGATGCCGGGCGAGCCGAGGCGCGTGCAGCCCAGCCGGGCCAAGGACCGCAGCACGGCGGACTGA
- a CDS encoding DUF349 domain-containing protein, whose translation MSESTPGATGPEDDVAAEQTSVAAPTPVEEPAPAVEPLTDPTADVTQTEAEAVEPDAEPAPDTEPAPAAEAGEPAPATEPTTATEQPGDAPTTEASSPAAPAEPAAPTPAEAPVKPRPRPGAPKPSAIRRPKPADAPQAVATPPAPAPVVHDAEESAAAAAFGRVEDDGTVHVREAAGERVVGQYPDVPAEEAMALYTRRYLDLVAKVALFEARLDSADLSVREIDQTLAKLADETAEPAAVGDLDGLRTRVEGLRERAAERRAALEAERAAAKEVAVQARTEIVEAAEQIAATDPAKMQWRPAGEQLRTLLDRWKEAQRNGPRIDRPTEESLWKRFSHARTAFDRERRHYFADLEQRNSSAKAVKERIVAEAEAIQSSTDWGATAGQYRDLMAQWKAAGRANRKDDDALWARFRAAQDAFFGARDEANAAIDAEYGENLVVKEALLVEAEALLPVQDLAAAKERLRDLQDRWEAAGKVPRGDVQRVEARLRAVESAVRDADDARWKRTNPETRARAEGAAAQLEDAIAGLEADLERARTSGDQRKVAELESAVAARRAWLEQVVKAAEDSRG comes from the coding sequence GTGAGCGAGAGCACCCCCGGCGCGACCGGCCCCGAGGACGACGTCGCCGCGGAGCAGACATCGGTCGCGGCTCCGACCCCTGTCGAGGAGCCGGCCCCTGCGGTCGAGCCCCTGACCGACCCCACCGCGGACGTCACGCAGACCGAGGCCGAGGCCGTCGAGCCCGACGCCGAGCCCGCACCCGACACGGAGCCCGCGCCCGCCGCGGAGGCCGGTGAGCCCGCGCCCGCCACGGAGCCCACGACCGCCACGGAGCAGCCGGGCGACGCCCCGACCACGGAGGCATCGTCCCCCGCGGCACCTGCCGAGCCGGCCGCCCCCACCCCGGCGGAGGCGCCGGTGAAGCCCCGGCCCCGCCCGGGAGCGCCGAAGCCCTCCGCGATCCGGCGCCCGAAGCCGGCGGACGCCCCGCAGGCCGTCGCGACGCCGCCCGCCCCGGCCCCCGTCGTCCACGACGCCGAGGAGTCCGCGGCCGCCGCGGCGTTCGGTCGGGTGGAGGACGACGGCACGGTGCACGTCCGCGAGGCCGCGGGCGAGCGCGTCGTCGGGCAGTACCCGGACGTCCCCGCCGAGGAGGCGATGGCGCTGTACACGCGTCGCTACCTCGACCTGGTGGCGAAGGTCGCGCTGTTCGAGGCGCGGCTCGACAGCGCCGACCTGTCCGTGCGCGAGATCGACCAGACCCTCGCCAAGCTCGCCGACGAGACGGCCGAGCCCGCCGCCGTGGGCGACCTCGACGGTCTGCGCACCCGCGTCGAGGGTCTGCGGGAGCGCGCGGCCGAGCGCCGTGCCGCCCTGGAGGCGGAGCGGGCGGCGGCCAAGGAGGTCGCGGTGCAGGCACGCACCGAGATCGTGGAGGCCGCCGAGCAGATCGCCGCGACCGACCCGGCGAAGATGCAGTGGCGTCCCGCCGGCGAGCAGCTGCGCACCCTCCTCGACCGGTGGAAGGAGGCGCAGCGCAACGGGCCGCGCATCGACCGCCCCACCGAGGAGTCGCTCTGGAAGCGGTTCAGCCACGCGCGCACCGCGTTCGACCGGGAGCGCCGGCACTACTTCGCGGACCTCGAGCAGCGCAACTCGTCGGCCAAGGCCGTCAAGGAGCGGATCGTGGCGGAGGCCGAGGCCATCCAGAGCTCGACCGACTGGGGCGCGACCGCCGGCCAGTACCGCGACCTCATGGCGCAGTGGAAGGCGGCCGGGCGGGCGAACCGCAAGGACGACGACGCGCTGTGGGCCCGCTTCCGGGCCGCGCAGGACGCGTTCTTCGGCGCCCGGGACGAGGCGAACGCCGCGATCGACGCGGAGTACGGCGAGAACCTCGTGGTGAAGGAGGCCCTGCTCGTCGAGGCGGAGGCCCTGCTGCCCGTGCAGGACCTCGCGGCGGCCAAGGAGCGCCTGCGCGACCTGCAGGACCGCTGGGAGGCGGCGGGCAAGGTGCCGCGCGGCGACGTGCAGCGCGTCGAGGCCCGCCTGCGTGCCGTCGAGAGCGCCGTCCGCGACGCCGACGACGCCCGTTGGAAGCGCACGAACCCGGAGACGCGGGCCCGCGCCGAGGGTGCCGCCGCCCAGCTCGAGGACGCCATCGCGGGCCTCGAGGCCGACCTGGAGCGTGCGCGCACCTCCGGTGACCAGCGCAAGGTCGCCGAGCTCGAGTCCGCCGTCGCGGCCCGCCGCGCCTGGCTCGAGCAGGTCGTCAAGGCCGCCGAGGACTCGCGCGGCTGA
- a CDS encoding peptidylprolyl isomerase, giving the protein MAPSKREREYARKRQDKWDERRRAKQERNRRVAAVVAILAIFALVAGGAVVIGLTSDDEPQAGATSAATSAAGGCPEGATQARSGGDAAPDPSVAEDRTWTTDVELCVDGATETIGLELDGAAAPQAVASFVSLAQQGYFDGTQCHRLTTQGIYVLQCGDPTATGTGDPGYSFGPVENAPSDDVYPAGTLAMARQGGNAESMGSQFFLVYEDSTIPSDAAGGYTVFGTVTSGLDTIQAVADAGTTDGSGDGSPVSPVIIEGVETQ; this is encoded by the coding sequence GTGGCGCCCAGCAAGCGTGAGCGCGAGTACGCCCGCAAGCGGCAGGACAAGTGGGACGAGCGGCGACGCGCGAAGCAGGAACGCAACCGTCGCGTCGCCGCGGTCGTCGCGATCCTCGCGATCTTCGCCCTGGTCGCCGGCGGTGCCGTCGTCATCGGCCTGACCTCGGACGACGAGCCGCAGGCCGGTGCGACGTCGGCTGCCACGAGCGCGGCGGGGGGATGCCCCGAGGGCGCGACGCAGGCACGGTCCGGCGGCGACGCGGCCCCCGACCCGTCCGTGGCGGAGGACCGCACCTGGACCACCGACGTCGAGCTGTGCGTGGACGGGGCCACCGAGACCATCGGGCTGGAGCTCGACGGCGCCGCCGCGCCGCAGGCCGTCGCCAGCTTCGTGTCCCTCGCGCAGCAGGGCTACTTCGACGGCACCCAGTGCCACCGGCTCACCACGCAGGGCATCTACGTCCTGCAGTGCGGCGACCCGACGGCGACCGGCACGGGCGACCCCGGCTACTCGTTCGGTCCCGTCGAGAACGCCCCGTCGGACGACGTCTACCCCGCGGGGACCCTCGCGATGGCCCGCCAGGGCGGCAACGCCGAGTCCATGGGTTCCCAGTTCTTCCTCGTGTACGAGGACTCGACCATCCCGTCCGACGCAGCCGGCGGGTACACGGTGTTCGGCACCGTGACGTCCGGCCTGGACACGATCCAGGCAGTCGCTGACGCGGGCACGACCGACGGTTCCGGTGACGGATCCCCGGTCAGCCCCGTCATCATCGAAGGAGTGGAGACCCAGTGA
- a CDS encoding MBL fold metallo-hydrolase: MDVRVVVAPVFGTNCCVVVADEVRADGRRDCVVVDPGAGTAGQVDRMVSDHGLTPRAVLATHGHVDHTWDAAELCDRYDVPLRLHVGDAYRVSDPFGTIGLGAAHQGAAASVSEALVEALAAYGATPRDFRVPVRVEPFEDDVTDVVAGDVRLRAVHAPGHTEGSSLYVLDGDAAGDVTGVVLTGDVLFAGGVGRTDLPGADVEAMLTTLRDVVPALPSGHVVIPGHGPTSTVARELATNPFLPR, from the coding sequence ATGGACGTTCGTGTCGTGGTCGCCCCGGTGTTCGGCACCAACTGCTGCGTCGTCGTCGCCGACGAGGTCCGTGCCGACGGCCGCCGCGACTGCGTGGTGGTCGACCCCGGCGCGGGGACGGCGGGCCAGGTCGACCGGATGGTGAGCGACCACGGCCTCACGCCGCGCGCCGTGCTCGCCACCCACGGGCACGTCGACCACACGTGGGACGCCGCCGAGCTGTGCGACCGCTACGACGTCCCGCTGCGCCTGCACGTCGGCGACGCCTACCGGGTGTCCGACCCGTTCGGCACGATCGGCCTCGGCGCCGCGCACCAGGGCGCCGCGGCCAGCGTGAGCGAGGCGCTGGTCGAGGCGCTCGCCGCGTACGGCGCCACGCCCCGCGACTTCCGCGTGCCCGTCCGTGTCGAACCCTTCGAGGACGACGTCACCGACGTCGTCGCCGGGGACGTGCGGCTGCGGGCCGTCCACGCCCCGGGGCACACCGAGGGCTCGTCCCTGTACGTGCTCGACGGCGACGCCGCCGGTGACGTCACCGGCGTCGTCCTCACCGGCGACGTCCTCTTCGCCGGCGGCGTCGGACGCACCGACCTGCCCGGCGCCGACGTCGAGGCCATGCTCACCACCCTGCGCGATGTCGTGCCTGCCCTCCCGAGCGGGCACGTCGTCATCCCGGGCCACGGCCCCACCAGCACCGTCGCCCGCGAGCTCGCGACCAACCCGTTCCTGCCACGCTGA